In Amycolatopsis sp. EV170708-02-1, the following are encoded in one genomic region:
- a CDS encoding AAA family ATPase, whose translation MTGSDRSANVPANFYVEVSGNGQSTLAGRDVHIHYVDGGNTTRRVISPVPDDVCPYPGLSAFTAEEASWFFGRDMLTARLAGHLAARIDGGGPLIVVGPSGVGKSSLLRAGLLAAVRDRGVLPASGASRWPQLVLTPTDQPVVELVRRLAKLFCLEEAVVSEWVNSPDVLVDAIKAQLVRYGDGARIIVVVDQLEALFALCEDEPQRNSYLDLLAGVAAEGGPGLLVFGLRIDAYFHCVSHPLLLEAVNHGQVVVGSMTEAELRKAVQLPARQVGLDIEPGLVELLLRDLGLTPTGVYEAGRLPLLAHALRAVWQERKGHLLTVESYHTTGGIPDAIATTAESVYSRLGDNEQKIARTLFLRMIKIGDGAEDTRRTLAPSDLPDDEIVFSVIEAFTAGRLLTQERGAIFISHEALLRAWPRLRGWIDDDRTSNLSRQFLEEATARWEQDSHDPALLLQGSRLDNARAWIETARAEHGLGPRGVAFYTASVRRRARVRRIRRAIFVTLCMLAVTASVAAGVAVFQKSRAQTALAQATAGNLVTEARRLRSTGQIDNLVLARQLDLAAWKLLADSGLAIDSVLHTGLMIDASVPIPLRTNRVAFNSEVSRLALAFSPDGQFLAISNRAIVGSVLQLWNVSDHDEPRLASDLPMAEGSRATATSFAFSPDGEMLIAGFEDGTAVLWDVRNPMKPEVLHVFDDGGNCDVAGSGATDALVRVAAQDCELVARTVGYIANRYLLVGSTYQSISSDITVSTIQPWDITNPREPRKVPPPAETSSGMISLVAVDPRNHLALVNQNATMSASQNGTANIKSQLWDVGSPQDPVVLTTVRNPGNRFPGHDLALSVDAGKLAMLDDGGLQMWDVSAAGNAVKRGVVSGVVGSGPGRLSFSPDGGILASGHSTSPSVSLWNVANVDNLEPLGQPLTGHESSIGAVTYSPGGNIIASSADAYREDNGFLPLSTVLLWNMNTDENVRRICATTPRLSVEQWKEYLPAIPYGPPCR comes from the coding sequence GTGACCGGTTCGGACCGGTCAGCCAACGTTCCGGCGAATTTCTACGTTGAGGTTTCTGGAAACGGGCAATCGACCTTAGCTGGCAGGGACGTCCACATCCACTACGTGGACGGTGGGAATACGACCCGCCGCGTAATAAGCCCGGTACCGGACGATGTATGCCCCTATCCGGGATTGTCCGCGTTCACTGCTGAGGAAGCGTCATGGTTTTTCGGCCGCGACATGTTGACGGCGCGGCTAGCAGGGCATCTGGCGGCGAGGATCGACGGTGGTGGCCCCTTGATCGTTGTCGGTCCCTCCGGTGTCGGGAAGTCGTCGCTGCTGCGTGCCGGGCTCCTCGCCGCCGTGCGCGACCGGGGAGTCCTGCCAGCATCTGGAGCCTCTCGCTGGCCTCAACTCGTCCTGACGCCGACAGATCAACCTGTCGTCGAGCTCGTACGGCGACTGGCGAAGCTGTTTTGTCTCGAAGAGGCGGTGGTGAGTGAGTGGGTCAACAGTCCCGATGTCTTGGTCGACGCGATCAAGGCGCAACTGGTGCGTTACGGGGACGGTGCACGCATTATCGTCGTGGTCGACCAGCTTGAAGCATTGTTCGCCTTATGTGAGGACGAACCGCAGCGCAACTCCTACCTCGACTTACTTGCCGGCGTCGCAGCGGAAGGAGGACCAGGTCTCCTGGTCTTCGGCCTCCGAATTGACGCTTATTTCCACTGTGTCAGTCATCCTTTGCTGCTTGAGGCTGTGAATCACGGGCAAGTCGTTGTCGGCTCGATGACGGAAGCTGAGCTCCGTAAGGCTGTGCAATTGCCTGCCAGGCAGGTCGGCCTCGACATTGAGCCGGGCCTGGTCGAACTCCTGCTGCGCGACCTCGGCCTTACGCCGACTGGCGTTTATGAGGCCGGACGACTACCTCTCTTGGCACACGCGTTACGAGCCGTCTGGCAGGAGCGGAAGGGGCATCTGCTGACGGTCGAGAGCTATCACACGACCGGTGGAATTCCCGACGCGATCGCCACCACTGCGGAAAGTGTATACTCCCGCCTCGGCGACAACGAGCAGAAGATCGCGCGCACGCTATTTCTTCGAATGATCAAGATCGGTGACGGCGCCGAAGATACTCGCCGTACGCTCGCTCCTAGCGATTTGCCGGATGATGAAATTGTCTTCAGTGTAATTGAAGCCTTCACGGCCGGCAGACTGTTAACGCAGGAACGTGGCGCGATCTTCATTTCGCATGAAGCGCTTCTGAGAGCTTGGCCGAGGCTGCGCGGGTGGATCGATGACGACCGAACGAGTAATCTCTCCCGGCAATTTCTAGAGGAGGCCACAGCAAGGTGGGAACAAGATAGTCATGATCCCGCGCTCCTGTTGCAGGGGAGTCGTCTGGACAATGCCCGCGCCTGGATTGAAACTGCGCGCGCTGAACACGGCTTGGGGCCACGGGGGGTGGCTTTCTATACGGCCTCAGTCCGGCGCCGTGCCCGAGTTCGCCGGATCCGGCGAGCGATTTTCGTGACGCTGTGCATGTTAGCTGTAACCGCGAGTGTTGCTGCAGGTGTCGCCGTTTTCCAGAAGTCTCGTGCACAGACTGCGCTCGCACAGGCGACGGCCGGCAATCTCGTTACGGAAGCCCGGCGCCTGCGCAGCACTGGTCAGATCGATAACCTAGTCCTTGCGCGGCAGCTCGACCTGGCGGCATGGAAACTTCTCGCCGACTCGGGCTTGGCGATCGATTCCGTGCTCCACACCGGACTGATGATCGACGCCAGTGTTCCAATTCCATTGAGAACCAACAGGGTTGCCTTTAATTCCGAGGTGTCCAGATTGGCTCTGGCTTTCAGTCCTGACGGTCAATTCCTCGCGATCTCCAACAGGGCAATCGTGGGCAGCGTCCTTCAGTTATGGAACGTTTCCGATCATGACGAACCGCGACTTGCCTCTGATCTCCCCATGGCTGAGGGGAGTCGGGCTACTGCGACCTCCTTTGCTTTTAGTCCTGATGGGGAAATGTTGATCGCAGGTTTCGAGGATGGGACTGCAGTTCTCTGGGATGTGCGGAATCCGATGAAACCGGAGGTACTCCACGTCTTCGACGATGGTGGTAACTGTGATGTGGCGGGCTCTGGGGCGACCGATGCGCTGGTGAGAGTAGCTGCGCAGGACTGTGAACTAGTGGCGAGAACCGTTGGTTACATTGCTAATAGATACCTTCTGGTTGGTTCCACATATCAGAGTATCTCGAGTGATATTACCGTATCCACTATTCAGCCCTGGGATATAACAAACCCGCGCGAACCTCGTAAAGTGCCGCCTCCGGCGGAGACGTCTTCCGGAATGATCAGCCTTGTCGCTGTGGACCCACGGAATCATCTAGCGCTTGTCAATCAAAACGCGACGATGTCTGCGTCTCAAAACGGTACGGCAAATATCAAAAGCCAACTTTGGGATGTTGGTAGCCCTCAGGATCCGGTCGTTTTGACTACTGTAAGAAATCCTGGTAACAGGTTTCCTGGACATGATCTGGCGCTTAGTGTGGACGCTGGCAAACTTGCCATGCTGGATGACGGTGGCCTGCAGATGTGGGATGTCTCCGCTGCGGGGAATGCGGTCAAGCGAGGTGTGGTTTCCGGGGTTGTCGGCAGTGGGCCCGGTCGATTAAGCTTTAGTCCTGACGGTGGAATTCTGGCCAGTGGTCACAGTACTAGTCCAAGTGTTAGCCTATGGAATGTTGCCAATGTCGACAACCTGGAACCTCTCGGTCAGCCCTTGACCGGGCACGAAAGCTCAATTGGGGCTGTCACGTATAGCCCGGGCGGGAACATTATAGCCAGTAGTGCTGATGCGTACCGCGAAGACAATGGCTTCCTGCCATTGTCGACAGTTCTCTTGTGGAATATGAATACTGACGAGAACGTGCGACGGATCTGTGCTACAACCCCTAGGCTCAGTGTTGAACAATGGAAAGAATACCTTCCTGCGATCCCGTATGGGCCGCCATGTCGTTGA
- a CDS encoding trypsin-like serine protease, with protein MRLRSFALIAGTAFAALLGVTAPVASAAEPSSDVQPMIIGGQNASSGPWAARLFANGRQTCTSTIIAPQYILTAKHCVASGGTFTFRIGSLDQQSGGTMATGSTVTRHPSADLAIVKLTTSVNATYSPLGTTANVSVGQTVQVYGWGATSQCGSEINCQSRYLKVANVSVTSVSCRDYNGGIAVCARRGDGITAGGDSGGPMFASGRQVGVASTSDRQTTTAYTNITRYRPWIQQIAGV; from the coding sequence ATGCGACTGCGCTCCTTCGCACTGATCGCCGGCACCGCCTTCGCGGCGCTGCTCGGCGTCACCGCCCCCGTGGCGTCCGCCGCGGAACCGTCCTCCGACGTCCAGCCGATGATCATCGGCGGCCAGAACGCGTCGAGCGGCCCGTGGGCGGCCAGGCTCTTCGCCAACGGCAGGCAGACCTGTACCTCGACGATCATCGCGCCGCAGTACATCCTGACCGCGAAGCACTGCGTGGCCAGTGGCGGCACGTTCACCTTCCGGATCGGCAGCCTCGACCAGCAGAGCGGCGGCACCATGGCCACCGGCTCCACGGTCACCCGTCACCCGAGCGCGGACCTCGCGATCGTGAAGCTGACGACCTCGGTCAACGCCACCTACTCGCCGCTGGGCACCACCGCCAACGTCTCCGTCGGCCAGACCGTCCAGGTCTACGGCTGGGGCGCGACGAGCCAGTGCGGCTCGGAGATCAACTGCCAGTCGCGCTACCTGAAGGTCGCCAACGTCTCGGTCACGTCGGTCTCCTGCCGTGACTACAACGGCGGCATCGCGGTGTGCGCGCGCCGCGGCGACGGCATCACCGCCGGCGGGGACTCGGGTGGCCCGATGTTCGCCTCCGGCCGCCAGGTCGGCGTCGCGTCGACGAGCGACCGGCAGACGACGACCGCGTACACGAACATCACGCGGTACCGGCCCTGGATCCAGCAGATCGCCGGCGTCTGA
- a CDS encoding nitroreductase family protein has translation MTAAQWTPTYGDPFEPVPYRPARMPAEESLATAADLRRRMDGRRTVRMFSTDPVPEQVVVDAIAVASTAPSGAHQQPWTFVLIKDAATKQRIREAAEEEERVSYEGRLGEEWLSALRPLGTDAVKTHLTDAPYLIVVFQQRYFLDEDGTKHKHYYVDESVGIAVGMLLTALHLSGLAALTHTPSPMRFLGELLERPQNEKAFAVIPVGYPADDCVVPNLVRKSIDQVMIRR, from the coding sequence ATGACCGCAGCACAGTGGACCCCGACCTACGGTGACCCCTTCGAGCCGGTGCCCTATCGTCCGGCGCGCATGCCCGCGGAGGAATCGCTGGCCACCGCCGCCGATCTGCGCCGCCGCATGGACGGCCGCCGCACCGTGCGGATGTTCTCGACCGATCCGGTGCCCGAGCAGGTGGTCGTCGACGCCATCGCGGTGGCCTCGACCGCGCCCAGCGGCGCGCATCAGCAGCCGTGGACGTTCGTGCTCATCAAGGACGCCGCGACCAAACAACGGATCCGTGAAGCAGCCGAAGAGGAGGAACGCGTTTCGTACGAGGGCAGGCTCGGCGAGGAGTGGTTGTCCGCCTTGCGCCCGCTGGGCACCGACGCCGTGAAGACGCACCTCACCGACGCCCCGTACCTCATCGTGGTCTTCCAGCAGCGCTACTTCCTCGACGAGGACGGCACCAAGCACAAGCATTACTACGTCGACGAGTCGGTGGGCATCGCGGTGGGCATGCTGCTCACGGCGCTTCACCTCTCCGGGCTGGCCGCGCTGACGCATACGCCGTCGCCCATGCGGTTCCTCGGCGAACTGCTCGAACGCCCGCAGAACGAGAAGGCGTTCGCCGTCATCCCGGTCGGCTATCCGGCGGACGACTGCGTCGTGCCGAACCTGGTGCGCAAGTCCATCGACCAGGTGATGATCCGCCGGTGA
- a CDS encoding Gfo/Idh/MocA family protein has translation MADDLPSVSRRTLFGGALAAGALAAIPATATAAEEAATSPRRPGQRSMIGVPFERHQTVRIGMIGLGNRGMSMIGGWSAVPGATVTAVCDIRAERAKAAADKLAAAGRPRPAEYGGSADAYKKMLARDDIDLVYIATPWEFHYPQGKAALLAGKHVGVELPIATELDQLWDLVDTSEQTRKHLFLAENCSYGRNELAILKMAHEGVFGEVTNGHGGYLHDLRELLFSDTYYTDAWRRKWHTRSTASFYPMHGLAPIAACMDVNRGDRFTTLRATATEPKGLADYRKRHMPPGHPSWKETYINGDLVTCLIETEQGRIIRAEHDVSSPRPYSRINSLAGSRGIVEDYPARIYVEPDHSGHAWKDFGPYRDRHDHWLWKKLKDDPNLGGHGGMDYVLQWRIVQQMRAGLVPDIDVYDSAAWCSPVPLSVVSLARGGKPVAVPDFTRGGWTKPRPGLDSQPSEMPG, from the coding sequence ATGGCCGACGACCTGCCCTCCGTTTCCCGGCGGACACTGTTCGGTGGCGCGCTCGCCGCCGGGGCGCTCGCCGCGATCCCGGCGACCGCCACCGCCGCGGAAGAAGCCGCGACCTCGCCCCGCCGTCCTGGTCAGCGCAGCATGATCGGCGTCCCGTTCGAGCGGCACCAGACCGTCCGGATCGGGATGATCGGTCTCGGCAACCGCGGGATGTCCATGATCGGCGGCTGGAGCGCCGTGCCGGGCGCCACGGTCACGGCCGTCTGCGACATCCGCGCCGAGCGCGCGAAGGCCGCGGCGGACAAGCTCGCCGCCGCCGGGCGTCCGCGTCCGGCCGAGTACGGCGGCTCCGCCGACGCGTACAAGAAGATGCTCGCGCGCGACGACATCGACCTCGTCTACATCGCCACGCCGTGGGAGTTCCACTACCCGCAGGGCAAGGCCGCGCTGCTGGCAGGCAAGCACGTCGGCGTCGAACTGCCCATCGCCACCGAGCTCGATCAGCTGTGGGATCTCGTAGACACCAGCGAGCAGACCCGCAAGCACCTGTTCCTCGCGGAGAACTGCAGTTACGGCCGCAACGAGCTGGCCATCCTCAAGATGGCGCACGAAGGCGTCTTCGGCGAGGTCACCAACGGGCACGGCGGCTACCTGCACGACCTGCGTGAGCTGCTGTTCTCCGACACGTACTACACCGACGCGTGGCGCCGGAAGTGGCACACCCGCAGCACGGCGAGTTTCTACCCGATGCACGGTCTCGCGCCGATCGCCGCCTGCATGGACGTCAACCGCGGCGACCGGTTCACCACGTTGCGCGCCACGGCGACCGAGCCGAAGGGGCTCGCCGACTACCGGAAACGCCACATGCCGCCGGGCCACCCGTCGTGGAAAGAGACCTACATCAACGGTGACCTGGTGACCTGCCTGATCGAGACCGAGCAGGGCCGGATCATCCGCGCCGAACACGACGTCAGCTCGCCGCGCCCGTACAGCCGCATCAACAGCCTCGCCGGCAGCCGCGGCATCGTGGAGGACTACCCCGCCCGGATCTACGTCGAGCCCGACCACAGCGGGCACGCGTGGAAGGACTTCGGGCCGTACCGCGACCGCCACGACCACTGGCTGTGGAAGAAACTCAAGGACGACCCGAACCTCGGTGGGCACGGCGGCATGGACTACGTGCTGCAGTGGCGGATCGTGCAGCAGATGCGCGCCGGGCTGGTGCCGGACATCGACGTCTACGACTCGGCGGCCTGGTGCTCCCCCGTGCCGTTGAGCGTGGTCTCCCTCGCGCGCGGCGGGAAACCGGTGGCGGTGCCGGACTTCACGCGTGGCGGCTGGACGAAGCCCCGGCCAGGCCTGGACTCGCAGCCGTCGGAGATGCCCGGCTAG
- a CDS encoding adenylate/guanylate cyclase domain-containing protein: MIVTERPEPWHLRTRRFLRATDQRRELVRGARFLRGLVPGDADPPVLSTGRSSDRLARLLAEAGADRPSATRELGLAAVQAWQAVRRSGAPPLSSDGITVLFTDLVGFSTWALEAGDDRVLELLREVSKVTESIVTGHRGSVVKGLGDGVMAVFADPGEAVNAAYETCSAVSVIKAEGYLPHLRAGLHRGNPQRVGDDYLGVDVNIAARIMAAADGDEVLASASVVEELDQDSFTVRPRRNFRAKGTPKDLRVFRVVPRYSS; this comes from the coding sequence TTGATCGTGACCGAACGACCCGAGCCGTGGCACCTACGGACACGCAGGTTCCTGCGCGCGACGGACCAGCGCCGGGAACTGGTGCGCGGCGCACGGTTCCTCCGCGGCCTCGTTCCCGGGGACGCCGACCCGCCGGTGCTGTCGACGGGCCGCTCGTCCGACCGGCTCGCCCGGCTGCTCGCCGAGGCGGGCGCGGACCGGCCCAGCGCCACCCGCGAGCTGGGGCTGGCCGCGGTGCAGGCGTGGCAGGCCGTCCGCCGCTCCGGCGCGCCGCCGCTGTCCTCGGACGGCATCACCGTGCTGTTCACCGATCTCGTCGGCTTCTCGACCTGGGCACTGGAGGCCGGCGACGATCGCGTGCTGGAGCTGCTGCGGGAGGTCTCCAAGGTGACCGAGTCGATCGTCACCGGGCATCGCGGCAGCGTCGTGAAGGGACTCGGCGACGGCGTGATGGCCGTGTTCGCCGACCCGGGCGAGGCGGTGAACGCCGCCTACGAGACGTGCTCAGCCGTGAGCGTGATCAAGGCCGAAGGCTATCTGCCCCACCTGCGTGCGGGGCTGCACCGCGGGAATCCGCAGCGCGTCGGCGACGACTACCTCGGCGTCGACGTGAACATCGCCGCCCGGATCATGGCCGCCGCCGACGGCGACGAGGTCCTGGCCAGCGCCAGCGTCGTCGAGGAGCTGGACCAGGACTCCTTCACCGTGCGCCCGCGCCGGAACTTCCGGGCCAAGGGGACCCCGAAGGATCTCCGGGTCTTCCGGGTCGTTCCCCGGTACTCCTCGTGA
- a CDS encoding DUF6801 domain-containing protein: MTETLVRKGVRRFCAAGIAAVVAGTVMLTAAGTAAAVEKNLTYKGGFPIIGDQQVAVVVKAEIPATAKAGEPISVPFTLDVDSGQAAGDGLRLVGAKKLSGTIASKVNIALGEQKVSIPIDLPIPDTEVPAEGSLKFTATGKVDFTIPAGTPAGEATSSVDAAATSHIVTDSSLGEFDVNLTLDPPDQDAVLGKTTVS, translated from the coding sequence ATGACGGAAACCCTCGTACGGAAGGGTGTCCGGCGATTCTGCGCGGCCGGGATCGCGGCCGTGGTCGCCGGAACCGTAATGCTCACCGCGGCCGGGACCGCGGCCGCCGTCGAAAAGAATCTCACCTACAAGGGCGGTTTCCCCATCATCGGCGACCAGCAGGTCGCGGTGGTGGTGAAGGCGGAAATCCCGGCGACGGCGAAGGCGGGTGAGCCCATTTCGGTGCCGTTCACCCTCGACGTCGATTCCGGCCAGGCCGCCGGTGACGGGCTCCGGCTGGTCGGCGCCAAGAAGCTCTCCGGCACCATCGCTTCGAAGGTGAACATCGCGCTCGGCGAGCAGAAGGTGTCGATCCCGATCGATCTGCCCATCCCGGACACCGAGGTGCCCGCCGAGGGCTCACTGAAGTTCACCGCGACGGGCAAGGTCGACTTCACCATTCCGGCGGGAACCCCCGCCGGTGAGGCGACCAGCAGCGTGGACGCCGCGGCGACCTCGCATATCGTCACCGACAGCTCGCTCGGCGAGTTCGACGTCAACCTCACCCTCGACCCGCCCGACCAGGACGCCGTCCTCGGCAAGACGACGGTCAGCTGA
- a CDS encoding hydrolase, with amino-acid sequence MLSIMWICDRCGIEHPASPEPPRCVLDRGEVGMEEAGDLGAHTGRWWTHEELISVPHKTLLRDHGRGLYSVKRDPQFAIGHWSFIATTPAGTLLWDPPSWLDTEVLDVVRGLGDVAVIATSHPHMFGAQLGWSRALGGVPVLVNERNREWLPAPDPAFEFWDEHVEPLPGLELIRLGGHMRGSAVARTPDGSILAGDTISGGLAPDWVSFQRNFPKHIPLSAAVVRRVVDRLDDFTYDRLYTLGGDTIDRDARAVVRRSAETHIRWVNGDFDHLT; translated from the coding sequence ATGCTCTCGATCATGTGGATTTGCGACAGGTGCGGTATCGAACACCCAGCCTCCCCGGAGCCGCCCCGATGCGTGCTCGACCGCGGCGAGGTCGGCATGGAGGAAGCCGGTGACCTCGGCGCGCACACCGGACGCTGGTGGACGCACGAGGAACTGATCTCCGTGCCGCACAAGACCTTGCTCCGGGATCACGGGCGCGGACTGTACAGCGTCAAGCGGGATCCTCAGTTCGCGATCGGGCACTGGTCGTTCATCGCGACGACCCCGGCGGGCACCCTGCTCTGGGATCCACCGTCCTGGTTGGACACCGAGGTGCTCGACGTCGTACGCGGCCTCGGCGACGTCGCCGTGATCGCCACCAGCCATCCGCACATGTTCGGCGCCCAGCTCGGCTGGAGCCGCGCGCTGGGCGGGGTCCCGGTGCTGGTCAACGAACGCAACCGCGAATGGCTGCCCGCACCCGATCCGGCGTTCGAATTCTGGGACGAGCACGTGGAACCCTTGCCCGGCCTCGAACTGATCCGGCTCGGCGGGCATATGCGCGGCAGCGCCGTGGCCAGGACACCGGACGGCAGCATCCTGGCCGGCGACACCATCTCGGGCGGGCTCGCGCCGGATTGGGTGTCGTTCCAGCGCAACTTCCCCAAGCACATCCCGCTGTCGGCGGCCGTGGTCCGCCGCGTCGTCGACCGGCTCGACGACTTCACCTACGACCGGCTCTACACCCTGGGCGGCGACACGATCGATCGGGACGCCCGCGCCGTCGTGCGCCGGAGCGCCGAGACCCATATCCGGTGGGTGAACGGCGACTTCGACCACCTCACTTGA
- a CDS encoding MFS transporter, translated as MDEQTAEVSTAQAVRKAMIRLVPFLGLLYLLNYLDRVNVGFAALTMNADLGISSAAYGLGAGLFFVGYFFFEVPSNVILHKVGARVWIARIMVTWGIVASATAFIQGEVSFYIVRVLLGIAEAGFFPGIILYLTYWFPRKVRAKIVALFFLAVPLSSVIGSPISALLIKHGDGALGFDAGWRFMFFAEGVPSILLGIAVLFLLPNRPKNAKWLTPDQRTALQSTLDSEDTREVGHEVSTRSALTDPRVLALSAVYFGIIFGLYVLAFFLPQVIKGFEQQFQTKYGIVEIGLVTAIPYAIAAVAMVLWARHSDRTGERAGHVAIAAFVGAVSIAAALYLGSPLLVMAAVTLCAVGVFTAVPVFWQLPNAFLTGVGAAAGIGLINSFGNLSGFVGPYLVGWLQGLTGSFRPGMWAVAFFMGMAGVIALFFRRKEKAKEKVAVK; from the coding sequence ATGGACGAACAGACGGCAGAGGTGTCCACCGCGCAGGCGGTCCGCAAAGCGATGATCCGGCTGGTCCCGTTCCTCGGGCTGCTCTATCTGCTCAACTATCTCGACCGGGTCAACGTCGGGTTCGCGGCGCTCACCATGAACGCCGACCTCGGCATCAGCTCGGCGGCCTACGGGCTCGGCGCCGGCCTCTTCTTCGTCGGGTACTTCTTCTTCGAGGTGCCCAGCAACGTGATCCTGCACAAGGTCGGGGCGAGGGTCTGGATCGCGCGGATCATGGTCACCTGGGGCATCGTCGCCTCGGCCACCGCGTTCATCCAGGGCGAGGTCAGCTTCTACATCGTGCGGGTGCTGCTCGGTATCGCCGAGGCCGGGTTCTTCCCCGGCATCATCCTGTACCTGACCTACTGGTTCCCGCGGAAGGTGCGGGCCAAGATCGTCGCGCTGTTCTTCCTGGCGGTCCCGCTCTCGTCGGTCATCGGCAGCCCGATCTCCGCCTTGCTCATCAAACACGGCGACGGGGCGCTCGGCTTCGACGCGGGCTGGCGCTTCATGTTCTTCGCCGAGGGCGTTCCTTCGATCCTGCTCGGTATCGCGGTGCTGTTCCTGCTGCCGAACCGGCCGAAGAACGCGAAATGGCTGACCCCGGACCAGCGCACCGCGCTGCAGTCGACCCTCGACTCGGAGGACACCCGCGAGGTCGGCCACGAGGTGAGCACCCGGTCGGCCCTGACCGATCCGCGCGTGCTCGCGCTGAGCGCCGTCTACTTCGGGATCATCTTCGGCCTTTACGTGCTCGCCTTCTTCCTCCCGCAGGTGATCAAGGGCTTCGAGCAGCAGTTCCAGACCAAGTACGGCATCGTCGAGATCGGGCTCGTCACGGCGATCCCGTATGCCATCGCCGCCGTCGCCATGGTGTTGTGGGCACGCCATTCCGACCGCACCGGCGAACGGGCGGGGCATGTCGCCATCGCCGCGTTCGTCGGCGCGGTCTCGATCGCCGCCGCGCTCTACCTGGGTTCGCCGTTGCTGGTGATGGCCGCGGTGACGCTCTGCGCGGTCGGTGTGTTCACCGCGGTCCCGGTGTTCTGGCAGCTGCCGAACGCCTTCCTCACCGGGGTGGGCGCGGCCGCCGGGATCGGCCTGATCAACTCCTTCGGCAACCTTTCGGGTTTCGTGGGCCCCTACCTCGTCGGCTGGCTGCAGGGGCTGACCGGCAGCTTCCGGCCCGGTATGTGGGCCGTCGCGTTCTTCATGGGGATGGCGGGTGTCATCGCGTTGTTCTTCCGCCGCAAGGAGAAGGCCAAGGAGAAGGTCGCGGTCAAGTGA
- a CDS encoding DUF3592 domain-containing protein, with protein sequence MFGTFEFGLPEDPRQARRPGLRLWLLGVPTTLAWAVAGWSGALGLLDGFRLMSLNRVDTWGADAGPAVSLVLLFSISITVASSLGFAMLWGGGMSLRGMGVGFRASSLAASLGIALGTGAAIPSWTPPESVGKRLPSEPWTDADWIVYYEPYLVPAVAGVAALVMIMVLGRAFVTKAEADDRAQALAQTGRQVMGHVLGVEFTNVWVMGNPRFTVQVRFPTDAGERTVVATMITPPLQAPARGSTVKVTYDPRDPDSVRIDPDPADRASGGNLGAFLPPLF encoded by the coding sequence ATGTTCGGGACCTTCGAGTTCGGCCTGCCGGAAGACCCCCGGCAGGCCCGCCGCCCCGGCCTGCGGCTGTGGCTGCTCGGCGTGCCCACGACGCTCGCCTGGGCGGTCGCGGGCTGGTCGGGCGCCCTCGGGCTGCTGGACGGATTCCGGTTGATGTCGCTGAATCGCGTCGACACGTGGGGGGCCGACGCGGGCCCGGCGGTATCCCTCGTCCTGCTCTTCAGCATCTCGATCACGGTGGCTTCGTCGCTCGGCTTCGCGATGCTGTGGGGCGGCGGGATGTCCTTACGCGGGATGGGCGTCGGCTTCCGGGCGAGCAGCCTGGCCGCGTCCCTCGGTATCGCGCTGGGCACCGGCGCCGCGATTCCGTCCTGGACGCCGCCGGAGTCGGTGGGGAAGCGGCTGCCGTCGGAACCCTGGACCGACGCGGACTGGATCGTCTACTACGAGCCGTATCTCGTCCCGGCGGTGGCCGGGGTGGCCGCGCTGGTCATGATCATGGTGCTGGGACGGGCGTTCGTCACCAAGGCCGAAGCGGACGACCGCGCGCAGGCGCTGGCGCAGACCGGCCGCCAGGTGATGGGCCACGTGCTCGGCGTCGAGTTCACCAACGTCTGGGTGATGGGGAATCCCCGGTTCACCGTGCAGGTCCGGTTCCCCACCGACGCGGGGGAGCGGACCGTCGTCGCCACGATGATCACGCCGCCGTTGCAGGCCCCGGCCCGCGGTTCGACGGTGAAGGTCACCTACGACCCGCGCGATCCGGACTCGGTCCGGATCGATCCGGATCCGGCGGATCGGGCGTCGGGCGGAAACCTCGGCGCCTTCCTGCCCCCGTTGTTCTGA